The Methanophagales archaeon DNA segment TCTATCCTCTTCTTCTCTTCAGTCAACTTGCAGCGGCGGTACGAGTACGAGCACGATACTTCGGATGATACTTCTTTATTATGTGCTCATCAATACGCTTGAGCTCTCCTTCTGGCAGTGTTGCAAGTAAATCCCAGCCAATGTCCAGTGTCTCTTCTATACTCCGCTCCTCGTTCTTACCCTGCGTGACAAACCTCTTCTCAAAGACATCTGCGAACTCCAAGTATTTCCTATCTCTGCTTGTTAATGCCTCTTCGCCCACCACTGCTACCAGGTCACGCATATCTCGTCCTTCCGCATAGCCTGCATATAGCTGATTCGATACGCCCGCGTGGTCTTCTCTCGTCCTCCCTGGTCCTATACCCTCATCCATCAACCTGGATAGCGACGGTAATACATCCACAGGTGGATATATACCACGCCTATGCAGGTCTCGCGATAGAACAAACTGACCTTCGGTTATATAGCCCGTCAGATCTGGTATGGGATGCGTTATGTCGTCATCTGGCATACTCAGTATTGGTATCTGCGTAATTGACCCTTTACGTCCCTTTATTCGACCTGCTCGTTCGTAAATCGTTGATAGATCGGTGTACATGTAGCCCGGATAGCCACGCCTGCCCGGTACCTCCTCGCGTGCCGCAGAAATCTCTCGCAATGCCTCACAGTAGTTCGTCATGTCTGTAAGAATCACCAGTATGTGCATATCATACTCATATGCAAGGAACTCGGCAGTTGTCAACGCCATTCGAGGTGTTATCACTCGTTCAATTGCGGGGTCATCCGCGAGATTGATGAATGCAACTATACGTTCGATTGCACCTGTGCGTTCGAAATCGCGAATAAAGAAAGAAGCTTCCTCATGTGTAATCCCCATTGCAGCAAATACAACCGAAAACGGCTCTCCGGTCGTCAATACCTTCGCCTGCCTTGCTATCTGAGCAGCAAGGGCGTTATGCGGCATACCCGCACCTGAGAATATCGGTAACTTCTGACCCCGCACAAGTGTGTTCATGCCATCAATGGTGGATATCCCGGTCTGTATGAATTCACGTGGATAATCTCGCGCAGTGGGATTTATCGCAGCACCAATGATAGACAGTCGCTCCTCCGCAATCACCTCCGGTCCTCCATCACGCGGATTGCCCAGACCATCGAAGAACCGTCCAACCATATCCTGCGCAACACTTATTCGCATAATATCGCCGGTGAATCTCACCCGAGTCCTTGATGTGTCTATGCCGGAAGTGCCCTCGAAGACC contains these protein-coding regions:
- a CDS encoding V-type ATP synthase subunit B, yielding MAVDISAREYTTIKEAAGPLIVVEGVEGVSYGEVVKVVTPEGEEKTGQVLEASRGLAVVQVFEGTSGIDTSRTRVRFTGDIMRISVAQDMVGRFFDGLGNPRDGGPEVIAEERLSIIGAAINPTARDYPREFIQTGISTIDGMNTLVRGQKLPIFSGAGMPHNALAAQIARQAKVLTTGEPFSVVFAAMGITHEEASFFIRDFERTGAIERIVAFINLADDPAIERVITPRMALTTAEFLAYEYDMHILVILTDMTNYCEALREISAAREEVPGRRGYPGYMYTDLSTIYERAGRIKGRKGSITQIPILSMPDDDITHPIPDLTGYITEGQFVLSRDLHRRGIYPPVDVLPSLSRLMDEGIGPGRTREDHAGVSNQLYAGYAEGRDMRDLVAVVGEEALTSRDRKYLEFADVFEKRFVTQGKNEERSIEETLDIGWDLLATLPEGELKRIDEHIIKKYHPKYRARTRTAAAS